AATTGCTTTCAAATTTTGTTATCTTCGTGGTAACACACAACTTGAACAACTTCAAGCCTTTTAATTTCGTTGTTGTGAATTGCTTTCAAATTTTGTTATCTTCGTGGTAACACACAACTATGAATAAAGAACACATCTTCAACGCTGCGTTGTGAATTGCTTTCAAATTTTGTTATCTTCGTGGTAACACACAACTAATCGCAATAACAACCCCGTTTAGATAATGTTGTGAATTGCTTTCAAATTTTGTTATCTTCGTGGTAACACACAACCCGCCTTCAACATTATCAAGATATAAACCTGTTGTGAATTGCTTTCAAATTTTGTTATCTTCGTGGTAACACACAACTATATTACTGATTTCTCGGGAGAGCTCGACGTTGTGAATTGCTTTCAAATTTTGTTATCTTCGTGGTAACACACAACGAATTCGGCAACATTACAATTACTTAATCAGTTGTGAATTGCTTTCAAATTTTGTTATCTTCGTGGTAACACACAACACGGCGGAATATAAAAAAGCGAACGGCGGTGTTGTGAATTGCTTTCAAATTTTGTTATCTTCGTGGTAACACACAACCCAACAACATCACCCTCCCCATCCAAATTAGTTGTGAATTGCTTTCAAATTTTGTTATCTTCGTGGTAACACACAACATGAAGGATGAATAATGCAGGGGGAGCATTGTTGTGAATTGCTTTCAAATTTTGTTATCTTCGTGGTAACACACAACTTAGCAGAAGCGCGCGGGGACAGTTCCATAGTTGTGAATTGCTTTCAAATTTTGTTATCTTCGTGGTAACACACAACCTGCTCTAGATGTTATAGAAGATGCCAGGGGTTGTGAATTGCTTTCAAATTTTGTTATCTTCGTGGTAACACACAACAAGGCGCAAGCTTTAGGTAATGCACAGGTGGTTGTGAATTGCTTTCAAATTTTGTTATCTTCGTGGTAACACACAACTTCCCGATTCAATATCAAATCTTATATTATGTTGTGAATTGCTTTCAAATTTTGTTATCTTCGTGGTAACACACAACACGGGATTGAGCAATCCGAACTCCGTCGCTGTTGTGAATTGCTTTCAAATTTTGTTATCTTCGTGGTAACACACAACAAATAAAAACTTTTCCTAATGGGTACAACAGTTGTGAATTGCTTTCAAATTTTGTTATCTTCGTGGTAACACACAACACCGAAACGTTTACAACGCAATACATGACGGTTGTGAATTGCTTTCAAATTTTGTTATCTTCGTGGTAACACACAACTAATATATCGTTCACGATTCCCGACACGGGGTTGTGAATTGCTTTCAAATTTTGTTATCTTCGTGGTAACACACAACCTTTCAAGTCGAGAGATTTTTACGCTCAGGGTTGTGAATTGCTTTCAAATTTTGTTATCTTCGTGGTAACACACAACAGCGGGGATTAATAACATTCATACCGCATTGTTGTGAATTGCTTTCAAATTTTGTTATCTTCGTGGTAACACACAACCGATACTTCGCCAGCTCCGTACACTAAACCGTTGTGAATTGCTTTCAAATTTTGTTATCTTCGTGGTAACACACAACACGGTTTCAAACGGAAATGGAAGTGATATTGTTGTGAATTGCTTTCAAATTTTGTTATCTTCGTGGTAACACACAACCGCCAGCGTGTGCACCGTGGCGAGTCCTCCGTTGTGAATTGCTTTCAAATTTTGTTATCTTCGTGGTAACACACAACCAACTTCTGGGAATCCAACTTTACCAGCCTGTTGTGAATTGCTTTCAAATTTTGTTATCTTCGTGGTCCCCTTCCTCCCGGCTGCAAACGTTGGTGTTGTGAATTGCTTTCAAATTTTGTTATCTTCGTGGTAACACACAACGCGTCGGGTCTTGGTTCGTTGGTCGATGATGTTGTGAATTGCTTTCAAATTTTGTTATCTTCGTGGTAACACACAACGCTCCCGAAATCTTATAAATCGATTCAATGGTTGTGAATTGCTTTCAAATTTTGTTATCTTCGTGGTAACACACAACGACGATTCGGACGAGCAGGCAGACGAGGGCGTTGTGAATTGCTTTCAAATTTTGTTATCTTCGTGGTAACACACAACTTCAAATTAGAGTATCAAGATGGTTCCGGTGTTGTGAATTGCTTTCAAATTTTGTTATCTTCGTGGTAACACACAACAATGTTCTCTGGAGGTGTTTGCCATAATGTGTTGTGAATTGCTTTCAAATTTTGTTATCTTCGTGGTAACACACAACGCTGTATTTCTTCCGCAAGGCTACAGCCGCGTTGTGAATTGCTTTCAAATTTTGTTATCTTCGTGGTAACACACAACCTCAAAAAACAATCTACTGAATTCCAGTAGATTATTTTTGTTTTTAGGATGTAAAATTTAGAATAATTCAAGCTGTTGGAACGTTGGTGGCGGCTCTTCTTTATTTCTGGCAAAGAAGATTTCAATATCTCCAAACTGCTTGTCTGTGATACACATAATGGCCACTTTACCCGCTTTAGGAAGCATAAACTTCACTCTTTTAATATGCACTTCTGCATTTTCACGGCTCGGACAGTGTCTCACATACATTGAAAACTGAAATAAGGTAAATCCGTCATCAATCAGACCTTTCCTGAATCGGTTGGCATCCTTCATATTGGCCTTGGTTTCGGTTGGCAAGTCATATAATACTAAAACCCACATAATTCGGTAGGCATTAAACCTTTCGGCATTCATAATAATTCGGGATAAGACAGTAACCTTTTTTCACCGGTATAGCATTTATACAGGGAAGTTACCGTCGTTTTTACCGCGACCAGAAGAGGTCTCGTTTTACCGTCAATTCTCACATCTTTAGTGGCGATCTGTAAAATATGAGCTTTGAACTCTTTATTCAGCTCCTCAGATTCAGGATATTTCTCCAGCCATTGCATCACCAGCAGATCAATAAAAGGCCGGTAAGGTTCCATAAGATCATCGGCAAGGCAATAAGGGTTGTATTTATTCTTATGGAAAATTCCAAGTACTGGCAGCAGACCTGTTTCTACAATCGCCCTTGCGACAATGCTTCTCAAAACCGCATATCCAAAGTTAAAAAAGGGGTTGGGCGAATCCCCAAAACGCTGTCTGAGAAAATCTAAACTGATCAAATATTTCCAATAATGCTGTGCGGCAATACCTTCCATATTGGTGATATCACCACTTTTTACATTGCTTTGATAGTCGAGCATTGGCTCATAATAATTCCCTAACCTCATCAGTAGATTTTTTTGATTTTCAATTTTGCATTCCACCGTCTGTTTCCAAAGCTGTTTTTTCAAAGGCTCACTGGCTTCCAGCTGATCCTTTACCCGGTCCGAATGTTCTGAATGTCCATATAAAGGCAACATGATTCCATGGGGTAAATGATGAGGGTCACAACTGATCACTACCACATTATTCCCCATCATCTTCTGAATCAGGTGATGTGAAATCGTAATCTGAAAATGATCCAGCATCAGCAGCCCCAAATCTTCCACAGGTACACTCCCCTTTTCTGTTTTCGTTTCCGGACAGAGTATTTTCATCTGCTCATCTTTGAGTTTAAGATAAGCCGGATTGCCGATGTAGATGGAACGGGTGATCATAAAACTAAATTTTAATATTCTCCAATTTTTACAATATCTCCTAAATGATTAAGACGTACTTTCACGATATTCTGAATCGCATTCAATCCTAATTGAGGCTTATACGCAATTCCGTTCAATTCTTTTTTCTCCTCCACCGTTGTTTCTAAGTGATGTCTAAAAAAATAATTTTTACTTGCAATCTTTTGAACTCTAAATAAATTTGGACTAATTTTCTTTTTATTTTTTTGGTCTAATAGATCAATTTCCTTAGGATTAAATTCCGTTTTTTCATTAGGAAAAATAAAATATTCATTTTGTTTCATGGTGAATAAAAACTTCCAACCCAAACCTTGGTTGTACTCCTTATTAATAACAGGTTCACCAGCATTCACTAATTGAACAGCATCAAACAGAGACACTACCCTTTCCTGAAGATTTCCTTTTTCATCTCTGTAAATAGCCACGTGATGATTATTTCCCGTACTGACAAAATCAACAGAGATTTTATTCCCATTATTATCTAAAATTTCATTTCCGAAATGATCTTTTTTGTAATGTAAAAACTCGGCATTTTTAACACCGGAAATAGTTACTCTTTTAATGGAAATACCCTTTTCTTCATTAAGCCAAATTGGATTTTTATCTAAATCTGAGAATGCTTTTTTTGGATCATCATTATA
The sequence above is a segment of the Chryseobacterium sp. MYb264 genome. Coding sequences within it:
- the cas2 gene encoding CRISPR-associated endonuclease Cas2, whose translation is MNAERFNAYRIMWVLVLYDLPTETKANMKDANRFRKGLIDDGFTLFQFSMYVRHCPSRENAEVHIKRVKFMLPKAGKVAIMCITDKQFGDIEIFFARNKEEPPPTFQQLELF
- the cas1 gene encoding type II CRISPR-associated endonuclease Cas1, whose product is MITRSIYIGNPAYLKLKDEQMKILCPETKTEKGSVPVEDLGLLMLDHFQITISHHLIQKMMGNNVVVISCDPHHLPHGIMLPLYGHSEHSDRVKDQLEASEPLKKQLWKQTVECKIENQKNLLMRLGNYYEPMLDYQSNVKSGDITNMEGIAAQHYWKYLISLDFLRQRFGDSPNPFFNFGYAVLRSIVARAIVETGLLPVLGIFHKNKYNPYCLADDLMEPYRPFIDLLVMQWLEKYPESEELNKEFKAHILQIATKDVRIDGKTRPLLVAVKTTVTSLYKCYTGEKRLLSYPELL